In Candidatus Thermoplasmatota archaeon, the sequence ATCATCTGCTCGAGAATCGTCTCGTGTGCGAGGGCTTTGCCTTCATCACCAACCAGTGAGCCGACCTCATCCACGATTCGTGAGATCACGTTCGCAGTTAGGTTGGCCTGGGCATCCCACAGTTCGCTTATGATTTCAACTACCAAGGTCTCGTTGTTCTGTATCTGGACGAGCAAGCTGGAGGTCTTCTCCCTTACCGCCTCGCTAAGGTTCTGCAATGCCGAGACGTTGTCAGTTGGCACAATGCCGTCCATCGAGACTGCGGAGAAGGGACCCGCCGCTTCGGCCATCTCGCCAACCCTCCCTGCCATCTCCTTCACGAGGTCCCGTTGCGTCTTGTACACGACCCTCACGTCGCTGTCATAGACCAGATGATAGCAGCTCCTCCAGAAGCCATCGAAGCCCCCCGCCACGTCCACGACTTCAAATGGTATGTATGCAGCGAATCCCGGTATGGTGAAGTTGACGACACCGCTCGTCTCCGTTGTGATCTGGAACTCCGAGCCCGGGGCCGGGAACACAACGGGATTGGATATCAGAGTGCTGGCTTTCGTCTCGCGGGCCATGTTTTTGAACCATGATCTGGTCAACCAGGCCTCCCTGCTTTCGCCCGAAATCCAGAAGAGAAAATCCTGTATGGAGTTGGCCAGCACTTGGGCTGCTTGCAGGGAGATATCCGCAACTGGAGTGAGCCCGAAGTAGTCGAAGTATTTCAGCGTCATCCGGTCGATCATGGCGTAGATCGCCTGCGAGACGATTGTGCCGATTGACACGTTCGCCCTTCCCTGTCCCGTATGAAGGAGGAATAGGTCCGATGGGTCCAAGCTTCCCGCTCCAACCCATGTTTCCAGGAGGTTAGCTAGGCTCGTGTTCTTACCCTCGCCACTATTGACGAGATCGAACGCTTCTATGGCATCCTCGTCAACCGATCTGAATAGAGCGAGCTGCTCGAGGACCAAGGCCAGATTCAGCGCCCTCTCCACGTCCTGAATTCCAATTATCTCGCCGGTTGAAGGGGCATCCTGTCGTGAGGAACCCCATCCTTGGAGCACCCTCACCTGAGCCAGCGTCGACAGCATATACTCCGTGATCCTCGCGATGTCCCCGAACTCGGACTGTGCGGCGGAAGCAAGGCTGTCCATCTTGCCCTTCAGAAACGGGACGAACGAGTCCAAGTCCTGAGAGAACCCATGCTTGTTTCTCGTGGCAATCCCGTCCTTGTTCATGACGTACGTGACGTGCCCCGCCACCGAGAACGTCACAGTTCTCCATACCTCCATCCAGTAACCTGAGCGGTCCGTCTCGAGTTCCTCGAACGTCAGGTTCCCGAAAGTCTCGTTCTCGACACTGGCCTCCTTCCCGAAGTCCTGCAGAATCCAGTTCTCGAGGATGATTGAGCTGCTGTGATCGCGGATATCGAAGTGGAAACCTTCGACGTCTCGCGGGAATGACCCATTGAGATACGAATCCATCATGTCCTCGTACAGGTGAGCGATCCTCGAGCGGTTTCCGCCACCCAGTTGGACCGCCCTGGTTCCCATCCAGTAGGCCTCGGTCTCAACCTCCCTGTGGACGAGGACAGAGACTTCCCTTCCCTCTTGGATGACATCCTCCGTCACCCTGTCCTTCACGTGCTGGAACTGAAGTCCGGAGATGTATGCCATGCTGAGCATCGACGTCAGAAGAATCAACACACCCAGAAAGGCAAAGGGCACCCTCGCTCTATTGTCTAGTCTTATTCGACATCCCTCCGATTGGAGAACGCCCGGTCGCTATAAGTCGATTCCCAGTATTAGCAATCCGGAAAATCTGAATGGCAGCGGAAGAAAGAACCCTAGAGTCTCGTCAATGCGACCGTTTCGATGCTTTGCACGCCCTCGATTGCTGCCAGCTCGCTCTCCAACCTCTCTCCGAGCCCTTCTACCTCCTCCACGATTGCAGTTACCTCGAGGGCGTTCAGTCCGAAGGCGATTGGCTTCACCTCAGATGAATGGAATCTCCGCTCCCCCAGGACTTCCATCGCTTTGTCCTGGACACCTTTCAGATCCACTTCCAACCCGCTTGGCATGAGTCTGTACGTAATGGCAACTTCTCCCATGTCAAACCCCTAAGGCCCCTCGAAACCGCAGGCTTCGCATCTATACGGGACACTCTGGTCTCTGCATTGAGCGCATCGACCTATGGTCCCCTCTCCGCAGACGGGACACTTGAAGACCGCGGCTCCCTTTCTCTTCATCACGACACCGCATGACGAACATCGGTTCTCTGGCATCATTTCACCTTGGCGATTTCCGAGGATTGCGGGGGACATATGAGACGTCAGACTTAAATGTGCCCTTTCCGATGTGTTGGAGAATGAAACTTGTTTGAAGGCGAAGAAAGGGGATATTAATAGTTATCATTCAAACACAATTTTTTCCACTGACAAATATATTTCCTTCGACATTTAAAGAGGATCGGCGGCCCGGAACACACGACGGCACCAAAATCAGCGCAAGCTTTTAATATAAGGATGGTAATCTCGCATGGAATCATGCCGAGACCTCAGATGAGCCCTGGGCCCGTAGCTCAGCTAGGTCGGACGCATATGACCGTCATCACGTCCCTAGAAAGAGCATCTGGCTTTTAGTTGACCCGTTTCGGAAAGCCAGCATAATCCATCAGAGACGGTCGAAAAGACACCAGGTGGTCCGGGGTTCGAAAAAGCCTTCATCCCGAGGGCTTCGAAAATCCCCGCGGGCCCGTCTGAGGGGGCTCGGCGGCATCTACGCGTATGGTAGAGAAAGACTGGGGTGGACGAGGTTGAAGTTCAATGTTATGGAGCACAGGTTGGTACCCGAGCATCATCTGCTTTCCGAGAAGGATGAAGGAACGATCCTTGAGGGCCTCAAGGTTCACAAAGATCAGCTCCCAAAGATACGTAGAAACGACCCGTGTGTACAGCTCCTTGAAAGGAAACACGGACCGATCGAGGAGGGTCGTGTCATCAGGATAGTGAGGTTAAGCGAGACATCTGGAGTCTCGGTGGCGTACAGACTCGTAGTCGGAAGGTGATTTAGTGCGAGAGTTGGTAGGAGCTTTCTTCAGAGAGCGGAGTATCGTCAACCACCATATAGCTAGCTTCAATGACTTCCTCCCCACGCTTGATAATCCGAACAGCAGGATGCAGCAGATTGTCGACAATCTGCGGACCTCTGTGGATGACGAGCGGAGAGGGATAGTGAAGCTTGACGAGGACAGAACGGACGGAGACGTTATCGAAATCCGGATCGGAAGGCCAAGAGACGAGAAGGCAAGGATACTCTCAGATGCCAAGTCCACAATCGAGATCGATACTCCGATAGTCAGAGAGGCGAACGGGGCGACGGACGAGCTTACTCCGATGGAAGCCAGACTGAGGAACCTGAACTATCAGGCCCCTATCCACCTTTGGTTCACAAAGATTATAAACGACATCGAGCAGGAACCCGAGCGGGTGCCCATCGGCAACCTCCCCATCATGGCGAAGTCAAAGAAATGTCACCTCCACAAGGAGAACCTGGAAGTGGACGGGGAGCTCACGCAGGAGGAGTACCTGGACCGGCTCACCGAATTGAAAGAGGACCCACATGACCCGGGCGGCTACTTCATCATTGGTGGGACAGAAAGGGTTCTGATCTCGCTCGAGGACCTGGCGCCGAATCGGGTGCTCGTTGAAACGAGTGAACGGTACGGCAGGAAGGCCGAAGTCGCAAAGGTATTCTCCCAGAAGGAAGGATACCGGGCACTCACGCTGATGGAGAAGAAGAAGGACGGGATGCTCGTCGTAGCCGTCCCCACAGCGTCGGGACACATCCCGCTCATGATCCTGCTGAAGGCCCTCGGGATGGATACTGACGGAGAGATATTCTCAGCGATAGTCTCCGAAAAGGAGATGGACAATGTCATCTACGCGAACATCGAGGAATGCCAGAACAAGAAGCTCTATCCTCCGAACGGAATATTCACGAAGGAAGACGCGCTCCTGTGGCTCGAGAAGAAATTCGCGACGGGACAGGCGAAGGAGTACCGAGAGAAGAAGGTCTCGAGCATACTGGACCGTTCGCTGCTCCCGCATCTCGGTGACAGCTCGGACGACAGGTTGAAGAAGGCCATATTCCTCGGAAGGATAGCGAGGACGGTTCTTGAGCTGTCCCTTGGCAAGAGGCTGGAGGACGACAAGGACCACTACGCTAACAAGAGGTTGAAACTGGCTGGCGATCTCATGGAGGACCTCTTCCGAGTCGCATTTGCCAACCTCATGAAGGATTTGAAGTATCAGCTCGAGAGGAGCTATTCACGGAGGAAGGAGCTGAAGATATCCTCTGCCATCAGGCCCGATCTTCTCACGCAGAGGCTTCTCCATGCACTCGCAACTGGAAACTGGGTTGGCGGAAGGGCGGGCGTGTCACAGCTTCTCGATAGGACATCCAACATGAGTGCGATGTCTCATTTGAGGAGGGTCACCTCACCGCTCACACGCAGCCAGCCCCACTTCGAAGCCCGTGACCTGCATCCAACACAATGGGGGCGGCTTTGCCCGAATGAGACGCCGGAAGGCCAGAACTGCGGTCTCGTGAAGAACTGCGCGCTCATCGTCGACGTGTCGGAGGGCTTCTCCGAAGATGAAGTCAAGCTGCTTCTGGCCGACCTCGGAACGAAGCAGATCAAAGGTCAGCGAACGACGATGACCAGGGTCTACGTGAACGGTGACCTGGTGGGTCTGCACGATGACCCTGTGCGGCTGATCGAGGGCGTCCGGGAAAGGAG encodes:
- a CDS encoding zinc finger domain-containing protein, which gives rise to MMPENRCSSCGVVMKRKGAAVFKCPVCGEGTIGRCAQCRDQSVPYRCEACGFEGP
- a CDS encoding DNA-directed RNA polymerase subunit H, producing MKFNVMEHRLVPEHHLLSEKDEGTILEGLKVHKDQLPKIRRNDPCVQLLERKHGPIEEGRVIRIVRLSETSGVSVAYRLVVGR
- a CDS encoding elongation factor 1-beta, producing the protein MGEVAITYRLMPSGLEVDLKGVQDKAMEVLGERRFHSSEVKPIAFGLNALEVTAIVEEVEGLGERLESELAAIEGVQSIETVALTRL